From a single Sinomonas atrocyanea genomic region:
- a CDS encoding NADPH-dependent F420 reductase, giving the protein MDIAVLGTGIVGRTLAARFAELGHTVTIGTRDPKDTLARTGEGEFGDWAARNRAVGVATFADAAAAARLVVNASNGAASLDVLELAGAHQLAGKVLMDVANPLDFSHGMPPTLFVKDTDSLGEQIQRAYPAAHVVKTLNTVNASLMAHPEQLPEPGTVFVAGNDAGAKAAVAGLLAELGHRDVIDLGDITAARGTEMMLPVWLRLWGALGGPAFNFKIVR; this is encoded by the coding sequence ATGGACATCGCAGTCCTCGGCACCGGCATCGTGGGGCGCACGCTCGCCGCGCGCTTCGCCGAGCTCGGACACACCGTCACGATCGGCACGCGCGACCCGAAGGACACGCTCGCCCGCACCGGCGAGGGCGAGTTCGGCGACTGGGCGGCGCGGAACCGCGCCGTGGGCGTCGCCACGTTTGCCGACGCCGCCGCTGCCGCCCGCCTCGTGGTCAACGCCAGCAACGGGGCGGCCTCCCTCGACGTCCTCGAGCTCGCCGGGGCGCACCAGCTCGCGGGCAAGGTCCTCATGGACGTCGCCAACCCCCTGGACTTCAGCCACGGCATGCCGCCCACCCTGTTCGTCAAGGACACCGACTCGCTCGGCGAGCAGATCCAGCGCGCCTACCCCGCGGCCCACGTGGTGAAGACCCTCAACACCGTCAACGCCTCGCTCATGGCCCACCCTGAGCAGCTCCCCGAGCCGGGCACCGTGTTCGTCGCCGGGAACGACGCCGGGGCGAAGGCCGCCGTGGCCGGCCTCCTGGCCGAGCTGGGCCACCGCGACGTGATCGACCTCGGCGACATCACCGCCGCCCGCGGCACCGAGATGATGCTCCCGGTCTGGCTCCGGCTCTGGGGCGCCCTGGGCGGCCCGGCCTTCAACTTCAAGATCGTCCGCTGA
- a CDS encoding SDR family oxidoreductase, which translates to MSAQNLAGQHVVVIGGTSGIGRAVVEHSLAAGARVTAAARTTEGVGLPASAALEGVDLTSGSSVESLFGRIGAFDHLVLSAGPGAMGTVRDLPAEAARPYMDTKFWGYYEAVRAAAGRIAPEGSITLVGGAASRKHAPGRPMMAAINAALEAFGKANAVDLAPIRVNVIAPGLVDTPAYAGMPADMRQGMLDGYAASVPAGRAGLPEDVAAAALFLMANTFVTGAVLDVDGGAQVS; encoded by the coding sequence ATGAGCGCCCAGAACCTTGCCGGCCAGCACGTCGTCGTCATCGGCGGCACCTCGGGGATCGGCCGCGCCGTCGTCGAGCATTCCCTCGCCGCCGGCGCCCGCGTCACCGCCGCCGCCCGCACCACGGAGGGCGTGGGCCTGCCCGCCAGCGCCGCGCTCGAGGGCGTCGACCTGACCTCGGGCAGCTCGGTCGAGTCCCTCTTCGGCCGGATCGGCGCGTTCGACCACCTCGTCCTCTCGGCCGGCCCCGGCGCGATGGGCACCGTCCGCGACCTGCCCGCCGAGGCCGCCCGGCCCTACATGGACACCAAGTTCTGGGGCTACTACGAGGCCGTGCGGGCCGCCGCCGGCCGGATCGCTCCGGAAGGCTCGATCACGCTGGTCGGGGGAGCGGCGAGCCGCAAGCACGCCCCCGGCCGGCCCATGATGGCGGCCATCAACGCGGCCCTCGAGGCGTTCGGCAAGGCCAACGCCGTGGACCTCGCCCCCATCCGGGTCAACGTCATCGCCCCCGGACTGGTCGACACCCCCGCCTACGCCGGGATGCCCGCGGACATGCGCCAGGGCATGCTCGACGGCTACGCCGCCAGCGTCCCCGCGGGGCGCGCCGGCCTCCCCGAGGACGTGGCCGCGGCGGCCCTGTTCCTCATGGCCAACACGTTCGTGACCGGCGCGGTCCTTGACGTCGACGGCGGCGCGCAGGTCAGCTAG
- a CDS encoding TetR/AcrR family transcriptional regulator, with protein sequence MARRTAEENRRNILDVATRLFYRQGIRAVGMDAVVKECGVGNATVYRQFPTKDALATAYVEGRADAWFERMEQAASEHPDPRHKLLAVFEVLAEDTAGAGYRGCPMLNTNTEFPDGGHPAHLTAVAHKQQVRDWFRSLAAEAGTSEPDRLADDLLIVLNGAYATAAVLDGAAYGGRALDLAWRLIEAGCPAD encoded by the coding sequence ATGGCTCGCAGGACGGCCGAGGAGAACCGGCGCAACATCCTCGACGTGGCCACGCGCCTGTTCTACCGGCAGGGCATCCGGGCAGTCGGGATGGACGCGGTGGTGAAGGAGTGCGGGGTCGGCAACGCCACGGTCTACCGCCAGTTCCCCACGAAGGACGCCCTCGCCACCGCCTACGTGGAGGGCCGCGCCGACGCCTGGTTCGAGCGCATGGAACAGGCGGCGAGCGAGCACCCCGATCCGCGGCACAAGCTGCTCGCGGTCTTCGAGGTCCTCGCCGAGGACACCGCGGGGGCCGGGTACCGCGGCTGCCCCATGCTGAACACCAACACCGAGTTCCCCGACGGCGGCCACCCGGCGCACCTGACGGCGGTGGCGCACAAGCAGCAGGTGCGGGACTGGTTCCGCTCCCTCGCAGCCGAGGCGGGGACGTCCGAGCCCGACCGGCTCGCCGACGATCTGCTGATCGTCCTCAACGGCGCCTACGCCACGGCCGCCGTCCTCGACGGCGCGGCCTACGGCGGCCGCGCCCTCGACCTGGCCTGGCGCCTCATCGAGGCGGGCTGCCCCGCGGACTGA